Proteins encoded in a region of the Diospyros lotus cultivar Yz01 chromosome 9, ASM1463336v1, whole genome shotgun sequence genome:
- the LOC127810244 gene encoding defensin Ec-AMP-D2-like — protein MERSVRLVSAVFLVLMLLAATETGNMVAEARTCESQSHRFRGTCVRKSNCAAVCQTEGFPDGNCRGFRRRCFCTKHC, from the exons atggagcgCTCTGTGCGTTTGGTTTCAGCTGTTTTCCTCGTGCTGATGCTCCTCGCCGCCACTG AGACGGGGAACATGGTGGCGGAGGCGAGGACATGCGAGTCGCAGAGCCACCGGTTCAGGGGGACGTGCGTGAGGAAGAGCAACTGCGCCGCCGTATGCCAGACGGAGGGCTTCCCCGACGGTAACTGCCGGGGCTTCCGCCGCCGCTGCTTCTGCACCAAACACTGTTGA